Proteins encoded by one window of Gouania willdenowi chromosome 4, fGouWil2.1, whole genome shotgun sequence:
- the LOC114462224 gene encoding homeodomain-interacting protein kinase 2-like, producing MVALQGLKAVRVMHTDIKPDNIMMVNIDESPFSVKLIDFGMASPISAAMPGLRHQPIGYRAPEVCLGLPYSGAIDMWGVGCTLAFLFLNDNLFPVHCEYLMMQSMVEMLGMPSKYQLHFGLYSKRFFCHEVDELATRWRLLTPEEYTSRNRRQAEEWPEYRPHLSSLDDLLYMSELGDNETVEDRKAFIEFLKELLNLDGEERISPIDALQHPYITGSYLSQEPDNREHQTEAQVIEEHSPEDWDAEYPLNNENGNCGRIVVQLPEDWDAEYPLFNEHNKCGLIVAY from the exons ATGGTGGCATTACAGGGACTCAAAGCTGTAAGAGTAATGCACACTGACATCAAGCCAGACAACATTATGATGGTCAACATTGATGAAAGTCCATTCAGTGTAAAGCTCATTGATTTTGGAATGGCTTCTCCCATCTCTGCCGCCATGCCCGGGCTCAGACATCAGCCCATCGGCTACAG GGCCCCAGAGGTTTGTCTTGGCCTTCCTTACTCGGGGGCCATTGACATGTGGGGAGTGGGCTGCACGCTGGCATTCCTCTTCCTAAATGACAACCTCTTTCCTGTCCACTGTGAATACCTCATG aTGCAGAGCATGGTGGAGATGCTGGGAATGCCATCAAAGTACCAGCTCCACTTTGGCTTATACAGCAAGAGGTTCTTTTGTCATGAGGTGGATGAATTGGCCACAAGATGGAGGCTGCtg ACACCAGAAGAGTACACCTCTAGGAACAGAAGACAAGCTGAGGAGTGGCCCGAATATCGTCCACATTTGTCATCATTAGATGACCTGCTCTAT ATGTCTGAACTAGGGGACAATGAGACGGTAGAAGACAGGAAGGCCTTCATCGAGTTCCTGAAAGAACTGTTGAATCTGGATGGGGAAGAGAGAATCTCTCCCATTGATGCTCTTCAGCATCCCTACATTACAGGGTCATACCTGAGCCAGGAGCCAGACAACAGAGAACA TCAAACCGAGGCACAGGTCATTGAAGAACATTCACCTGAAGATTGGGATGCCGAGTACCCTCTTAATAATGAAAATGGCAACTGTGGACGCATTGTGGTACAATTACCTGAAGATTGGGATGCCGAGTACCCTCTCTTCAATGAACACAACAAATGTGGACTCATTGTGGCATATTAG
- the LOC114462122 gene encoding zinc finger protein OZF-like has translation MTEEGQEAKQTDREPEEKLEIKALFQNKRIPANVLCGESAHVLQLQDHLHIKKEEEELLESLEVKQETDNTAVAVKSEEDGVQCSLLHWRQSEKNIKGEPATCSSAKVMKVEPNVDISESPDAANTCTQPDTDGEETDCSDTEDSEDWREPLSQSEAQSEHIDMSCESFQTSEVRTETNTKGKSKNTEKHFGCDVCGKLCSRRFELKIHRRIHTGENPFGCDVCGKRFSRRSNLKVHIRIHTGEKPFGCDVCGKLFSRRVDLKIHRRIHTGEKPFGCDVCGKRFSSRSNLKSHTIIHTGEKPFGCDVCGKRFRYKTHLKAHMLIHSREKPYGGDVCGRQFSIGCDLKKHTGIHTGERPFVCDVCSKGFCHKSHLKRHMEIHTGEKPFGCDFCQRSFSCRSHLKMHLLIHTGEKPYVCDVCQKRFVQKTNLNRHMKIHTRATVTKYADPDPQNKKE, from the exons ATGACTGAAGAAGGCCAGGAGGCAAAGCAGACTGACAGAGAACCTGAGGAG aaactggaaataaaagctttgttccAGAACAAGAGGATTCCAGCCAACGTCCTGTGTG GAGAATCTGCTCATGTACTACAGCTCCAGGATcatctccacataaagaaggaagaggaagaactaTTGGAAAGTCTGGAGGTAAAGCAGGAGACGGATAACACGGCTGTTGCTGTGAAGAGTGAAGAGGATGGAGTTCAGTGTTCtctgctacactggagacaaagtgagaagaacatcaaaggagaacctgcaacctgcagctcagctaAAGTCATGAAAGTAGAACCAAATGTAGACATCAGTGAAAGTCCAGATGCAGCAAACACTTGTACACAACCAGACACTGATGGAGAGGAAACAGACTGCTCTGACACTGAAGACAGTGAGGATTGGAGGGAACCTTTGTCCCAGTCTGAAGCTCAGAGTGAACACATTGACATGAGCTGTGAGAGCTTTCAGACATCTGAGGTTAGGACTGAGACGAACACCAAAGGAAAATCAAAGAACACAGAGAAACACTTTGGTTGTGACGTATGTGGGAAACTATGTAGCAGAAGATTTGAACTGAAGATCCATAggagaattcacacaggagagaaccCCTTTGGTTGTGACGTCTGTGGGAAACGATTTAGCCGCAGATCTAATCTGAAGGTCCACAttagaattcacacaggagagaaaccctttgggTGTGATGTGTGTGGGAAACTATTTAGCAGAAGAGTTGACCTGAAGATCCATAGGAGAATTCACACTGGAGAGAAGCCCTTTGGTTGTGACGTCTGTGGGAAACGATTTAGCAGCAGATCAAATCTAAAGAGCCACACAATAATtcacactggagagaaaccctttggttgtgatgtttgtggcaAACGATTTAGGTACAAGACTCATCTAAAGGCTCATATGTTAATTCACTCAAGAGAGAAACCCTATGGTGGTGATGTGTGTGGGAGACAATTTAGCATAGGATGTGATCTGAAGAAACACACaggaattcacacaggagagagacCCTTTGTTTGTGACGTGTGTAGTAAAGGATTTTGTCACAAGTCTCACCTGAAGCGACACATGGAAatccacactggagagaaacctTTTGGTTGTGATTTTTGTCAGAGATCATTTTCTTGCAGGTCGCATCTGAAGATGCACTTGTTAATTCACACGGGGGAGAAACCCtatgtttgtgatgtttgtcaGAAAAGATTTGTTCAAAAGACTAACCTGAATCGACACATGAAAATTCACACTAGAGCAACGGTCACCAAATATGCAGACCCAGACccacaaaataaaaaggagtaa